In Planctomonas sp. JC2975, the genomic stretch GAAGGCCAGGTAGCGCGGGTGCATGCGGTCGACGAGACGCCCGACGACCGGTGAGAGCGGCAGCACGACGAGCGCCATCGGCACCATCAGCAGCGCCGACTGGGTCGGGGTGAATCCGAGCACGAGCTGCGCGAAGAAGATCAGCGGCAGCGACATGCTGGAGACGGTGAATCCGACAGTGCTGATCGCGAAGCTGGCGAGCGAGAAGTTGCGGTCGCGGAAGAGCTTCAGCGGCATGAGCGGCTCCCCCTTGTTGACGGCCTGCCACACCACGAACGCGGCGAGCACGACGATTCCGGCGATGATCATGCCCCACACGGTGATGGGTCCCGTGATGGTGCCCCAGTCGTACGTCTCGCCCTCCTGGATGCCGAACACCACGAGGAAGAGTCCGACTGCGCTGAGCACGACGCCGAGGATGTCGAACGAGTGCTGATGCGTCGGCAGCTTCGGCACCAGGATCATCGCCAGGATGAACGCGACCACACCGACCGGAACGTTGATGAAGAAGATCCACTCCCAGCCCAGGCCGTCGACGAGCACACCGCCGAGCAGCGGGCCGACGAGCATCGCGACGCCGGAGGTCGCGCCCCACAGCGCCATGGCGCCGCCTCGCTTGTTCGGCGGGAAGGTGCGGGTGATGACCGCCATGGTCTGCGGAGTCATCAGCGCTGCACCGAGTCCCTGCACCACGCGGGCGGTGATCAGCATCTCGATGGTGCCGCTGAGGCCGCACCAGAGCGATGCCCCCGTGAAGAGCACGAGCCCGATCAGGTACATGTTCTTGGGGCCGAATCGGTCGCCGAGACGGCCCGTGACCAGGAGCGGCACGGCGTAGGCCAGAAGGTACGCACTCGTGACCCAGATGACCGAGTTGATGTCGGTCTTCAGGCCGACCATGATCTTGGGGTTGGCGACCGACACGATGGTCGTGTCGACGAGGATCATGAAGAATCCGATGAC encodes the following:
- a CDS encoding DHA2 family efflux MFS transporter permease subunit, producing MDKQRSPWPALWALVIGFFMILVDTTIVSVANPKIMVGLKTDINSVIWVTSAYLLAYAVPLLVTGRLGDRFGPKNMYLIGLVLFTGASLWCGLSGTIEMLITARVVQGLGAALMTPQTMAVITRTFPPNKRGGAMALWGATSGVAMLVGPLLGGVLVDGLGWEWIFFINVPVGVVAFILAMILVPKLPTHQHSFDILGVVLSAVGLFLVVFGIQEGETYDWGTITGPITVWGMIIAGIVVLAAFVVWQAVNKGEPLMPLKLFRDRNFSLASFAISTVGFTVSSMSLPLIFFAQLVLGFTPTQSALLMVPMALVVLPLSPVVGRLVDRMHPRYLAFFGLFVMVIGLLWYSAWLDPNVDLWPRLLLPSVVLGVANAFIWAPLSVTATHNLPTSQAGAGAGIYNTVRQIGSVLGSAAIAALLQARLTANGLHASANGAQFGGGKLPAVVAQPFTDAMAQTMLLPAAAALIGAVVVLFFVRPRDTGQWSATQGTPVVNQAPEPVES